The Pseudoalteromonas ruthenica genome has a window encoding:
- a CDS encoding ChaN family lipoprotein — protein MLGESSHNPAIYKYEAIKALRQLKAAGFTHFAIEMLPRSMQEKVEFYQRTGKGFGEIQKYFDDNWAWGYTVPAAYGELVKSARDIGLKLVALDLTLAEMDSIDSSCPSKLAEEEECFDSHTRRNLVWVENIVKILNQKKKNRVIAFMHRWHALRGTSYQEGLDTLVVTEGISKVRYIDFVGGIACYSKRSCEGFSDEQGSLKNEYFYRENVSLETAIKTYQVHLPEKSLMLERTK, from the coding sequence ATGCTCGGCGAATCAAGCCATAATCCCGCAATCTATAAGTATGAAGCCATTAAAGCCCTAAGACAGCTAAAAGCTGCAGGCTTTACTCACTTTGCAATAGAGATGCTCCCCCGCTCCATGCAAGAGAAAGTAGAGTTTTATCAACGTACTGGTAAAGGGTTTGGTGAAATACAAAAGTACTTTGATGATAATTGGGCTTGGGGATATACAGTACCTGCTGCTTACGGTGAGCTAGTCAAATCAGCTCGTGACATAGGCCTTAAGCTCGTTGCTCTTGACTTAACTTTAGCTGAAATGGACAGCATTGACTCATCATGTCCTTCTAAGCTCGCGGAAGAAGAAGAGTGCTTCGATAGCCATACTCGGAGAAATCTAGTTTGGGTTGAGAACATAGTTAAAATTCTGAATCAAAAGAAGAAAAACCGCGTAATCGCATTTATGCATCGATGGCATGCGCTGAGAGGTACTTCTTATCAAGAGGGCCTCGACACCCTAGTCGTAACCGAGGGGATATCAAAGGTAAGATATATAGATTTTGTTGGTGGAATAGCATGTTATTCAAAGCGCAGTTGCGAGGGCTTTTCAGACGAGCAAGGAAGCTTAAAAAACGAATATTTCTACAGAGAAAACGTTTCGCTTGAAACAGCAATCAAAACCTATCAAGTGCACTTGCCTGAGAAGAGCTTAATGCTTGAGAGAACAAAGTGA
- a CDS encoding N-acetylmuramidase domain-containing protein produces the protein MSAMRLNQSVGIGAMNNPNDVKAVQNAINSLINLIAPTRTLVVDGRVGARPENSKTVAAIKAFQSKVVGMVRPDGRIDVNGRTHRKINEKLLQAPGQVSFKLPTASSDVINLSNSDYVDVANELSCKVAAIKAVAEVESSTDAFLPNGKPKILYEAHIFSRLTGHIYDASHPSISSRAWNRSLYIGGAQEYTRLEQAMALNVTEALKSASWGRFQIMGFNHRAAGFASIENFVKAMFTSERKQLDAFVSFVKSKGLDQHLTTLNWAAFARGYNGSQYAKNKYDVKLQQAFDKYDNE, from the coding sequence ATGTCAGCAATGAGACTAAATCAATCCGTTGGGATTGGTGCAATGAATAACCCGAACGATGTGAAAGCAGTTCAGAATGCAATTAATTCCCTGATAAACTTAATTGCTCCTACGAGAACACTTGTCGTTGATGGTCGAGTTGGTGCAAGACCAGAGAACTCTAAGACTGTTGCTGCTATCAAGGCATTTCAAAGCAAAGTCGTGGGCATGGTGCGTCCAGATGGAAGAATAGATGTTAATGGACGAACTCACCGTAAAATAAATGAGAAACTGCTCCAAGCACCAGGTCAAGTTAGCTTCAAGCTGCCAACAGCATCTTCTGATGTAATAAACTTATCAAACTCTGACTATGTAGATGTTGCCAACGAACTAAGCTGTAAAGTTGCCGCAATTAAAGCCGTTGCAGAAGTGGAGTCATCAACGGATGCTTTTCTACCTAACGGTAAGCCTAAAATCTTATATGAAGCGCACATATTTTCTCGACTAACGGGGCATATTTATGATGCAAGCCACCCGTCCATTTCAAGTAGGGCTTGGAACCGAAGCTTATACATTGGCGGAGCTCAGGAGTACACTCGGCTGGAGCAAGCGATGGCATTGAATGTGACTGAAGCGCTCAAGTCTGCTTCATGGGGACGCTTCCAAATTATGGGCTTTAACCATCGAGCAGCCGGCTTTGCTAGTATAGAAAACTTCGTTAAAGCGATGTTTACGTCTGAAAGGAAGCAGCTCGATGCATTCGTTAGCTTTGTAAAAAGTAAGGGGTTAGACCAGCACTTAACCACTTTGAATTGGGCTGCATTTGCTCGAGGTTATAATGGTTCTCAATACGCGAAAAACAAATATGATGTTAAATTACAACAGGCATTTGATAAGTATGACAACGAGTAA
- a CDS encoding pentapeptide repeat-containing protein, which produces MSKQTALALLEESRIQDKVKGVDISGLDLTQTDISETSTERLKGTGVILRAGILDLAYFLDADFTSANLEGASCNQTAFFDCILHQVTATNADFTHANISASSGTECDFSSSEFDNATLWASIFVKSNFSDATLTQVEASSACFDEANLTNADLSDGNFTETVFRKANLTGANLSSGNFTGCDFTGAILTDVNWDNATLTGAKFDPGVVI; this is translated from the coding sequence ATGTCTAAACAAACGGCGCTGGCGCTGCTCGAAGAGTCTCGAATACAGGACAAGGTCAAAGGTGTCGATATTTCTGGACTTGATTTAACCCAAACCGATATTAGCGAAACCTCAACGGAGCGACTCAAAGGGACCGGTGTTATATTGCGTGCAGGTATCTTAGATTTAGCCTACTTTTTAGATGCCGATTTTACCTCGGCCAATCTAGAGGGCGCTAGCTGCAATCAAACTGCTTTTTTTGACTGTATTTTACATCAAGTCACCGCAACGAACGCCGACTTTACCCACGCAAATATATCGGCAAGCAGTGGCACTGAATGTGATTTTTCATCGTCTGAGTTTGATAACGCCACTCTTTGGGCCTCAATCTTTGTCAAAAGCAACTTCAGTGATGCAACACTCACTCAAGTTGAAGCAAGTAGCGCATGTTTTGATGAAGCAAACTTAACCAACGCAGACTTGTCGGATGGTAACTTTACAGAAACCGTGTTCAGAAAGGCAAATTTAACCGGTGCAAACCTAAGCAGTGGCAATTTTACTGGCTGTGATTTTACGGGCGCTATTTTAACCGATGTAAACTGGGACAACGCGACTCTCACCGGAGCCAAGTTCGACCCGGGAGTAGTCATTTAA
- a CDS encoding RHS repeat-associated core domain-containing protein: MDIRSIAFRSKRGSVLITLANDKAPGGYDPVAIDTPDAAGAQVNLLAEDLVGDIHKRIQCVHMLRAAGVHSVNTATAREVAHGLSSALASGSLLCYNQKPKRSIQVSDNTNSASASGGAKAQKDKKSQPSVVKKGGQSEGNPNKAQVNDTATEQSVDEQECRSDPISMLSGEEILPLVDFTLNAPMPLKWQRLYRSSKSDTNVGLGFGWRHHFALSIFERYEAPPKVGPKTPGRYWLELVDEQGRIHEFEKVKPGQTSYQLSSQLALHYQNDGKQTLVRPDDSHYTFFAGSKAWLLEKITDAKGQTLSFFYDANERLSRIAINDKRGVVLQYNGDDLLTKVAAYHMDDKDKRHIHEPLLACYQYNDAKQLVAVTDSQGNIERYSYRGDNVISKRTRASGFSHHFEWQGAGVDAKCIRQYGDNNTYEYSFEYPRAGVSKSTDSRGNTETFVHNSDGKLVEYADARGHSWRYRYDAFGNRTHTQHPDGSEERSEYNDRGQKVAQYDAQGNKTTFAYNQLGQHVLTRYADGGELKRAFTAMGLLQSQTLPDGRTSHYQYNDNNQLTTVVHGDGRSEQFSWSAQGELLAHQQGDVLTRFSYDELGRVNATLTNTGLLTQFERNAAGQLSAKVMRQEGDEHAAIRIEYHYDAAGRLTATTNGNGEQTSADYAGLAQPEQVRFADGSHLRYRYDKERNLIGITRSDGAEYRIDYDANENPIRTTGFDGRVQRFEFDAHNRVVALNDADERFIKLKRNALGQVIEQQAAHPNAKDSTLCNLSNYFSYDSQGRLQRAHNGATTLTQGFDQAGKLLVATQGQHTLNYSYDAFGRRSALTLADGQILNYHYDPQGQLTCIELNGHTHVELSHRHGQLSEIHYANNITTKQEFDCFGRLCEQELSHPENALYAKQSYQYDGNNQLIASQRESSNSELSSDKQYQYNAINQLVEVNGDQSARYHWDSFGNPEQATASDEPALRPVDKEHTSPALNNSGDDVFTGTACIDDRLYHLGQDEFDYDACGNQVHVLGKGQRQRLEYNALNQLASFYHNDQLTRYEYDPLGRRCAKLTEQGRIDYIWDGNQLLGECQNGQYTWYVSLPGEYQPLLLINDSGVYYYHLDQLDTPQFVTNAHAEVVWQNNTDAFGYSEQIELNPEHITQPLRFQGQYFDEESGLHYNRYRYYSPKQQRFINQDPIGLVGGINHYQYAPNPINWVDPLGLLCKEGQAKVKAAIDASSSIEPALAAKLIELSQLDVTPYTADEMVAAIKQGSGDALVNMDDPSALGSDNLTKTQRAHFRKKIDKAETDADDARYERNAISRYNRGLAPITREEWDKANETAKRNRKLGSEREKAAREALSKHKGESLVDNNNAKSSGGKVQQRSASSSDYKTRPDSLGDNIVHEHKHFTKDNSNPVAYNTKQLKEQREAFTGKDHVLTLSSDSPCKNGIPPCRPSSTIKRDSEVLYYDNEKNAITHRWNIKKQRWVKVKG; the protein is encoded by the coding sequence ATGGATATTCGTTCAATTGCCTTTCGCTCAAAACGCGGCTCAGTGTTAATTACCCTAGCCAATGATAAAGCCCCTGGTGGCTACGATCCGGTGGCGATAGACACCCCAGATGCGGCAGGCGCTCAAGTCAATCTATTGGCCGAAGATCTGGTCGGCGATATTCATAAACGAATTCAATGTGTGCACATGCTGCGCGCTGCAGGCGTGCATTCGGTTAACACCGCCACCGCGCGGGAAGTCGCCCATGGCCTAAGCTCGGCGTTAGCATCAGGCTCCTTACTTTGTTATAACCAAAAACCTAAACGCAGCATTCAAGTTAGCGACAACACCAACTCGGCCAGTGCCAGTGGCGGCGCCAAAGCACAAAAAGATAAAAAGTCCCAACCCAGCGTGGTCAAAAAAGGCGGTCAATCCGAGGGCAACCCTAACAAAGCCCAAGTCAATGACACGGCCACTGAGCAAAGTGTAGATGAACAAGAGTGCCGCTCTGATCCTATCTCCATGCTCAGCGGTGAAGAAATTCTTCCGTTGGTCGATTTTACCCTTAACGCCCCCATGCCTTTAAAGTGGCAACGCCTATACCGCTCCAGCAAAAGCGATACCAATGTGGGCTTGGGTTTTGGCTGGCGCCATCATTTTGCTCTCAGCATTTTTGAGCGCTACGAAGCGCCACCCAAAGTTGGCCCGAAAACACCCGGGCGCTACTGGCTAGAACTTGTTGATGAGCAAGGCCGCATACATGAATTTGAGAAAGTAAAACCAGGGCAAACCAGTTACCAGCTTAGCTCACAACTTGCTTTACACTACCAAAACGATGGCAAGCAAACCTTAGTACGCCCTGATGACAGCCATTATACGTTTTTTGCTGGCTCCAAGGCCTGGTTACTCGAAAAAATCACTGATGCCAAGGGGCAAACACTCAGCTTTTTCTACGATGCCAACGAACGCCTAAGCCGTATTGCTATTAATGATAAGCGCGGTGTAGTGCTGCAATATAACGGCGATGATTTATTAACCAAGGTTGCAGCTTATCACATGGATGACAAAGACAAACGTCACATCCATGAGCCGCTGCTTGCTTGTTATCAATACAATGACGCGAAACAACTGGTGGCAGTGACCGATAGCCAGGGCAATATCGAGCGTTACAGCTACCGTGGCGATAATGTTATTAGCAAGCGTACCCGCGCCAGTGGCTTTAGCCACCACTTTGAGTGGCAAGGTGCAGGCGTTGATGCAAAATGTATTCGCCAGTACGGTGATAACAACACCTACGAGTACAGCTTTGAATATCCACGAGCGGGAGTGAGCAAAAGTACCGATAGTCGTGGTAATACCGAAACCTTTGTTCACAACAGCGACGGTAAGCTGGTTGAATACGCCGATGCGCGGGGGCACAGCTGGCGATACCGCTATGATGCCTTCGGCAATCGTACTCACACCCAGCATCCAGATGGCAGCGAAGAGCGTAGCGAATACAATGATCGTGGCCAAAAAGTGGCCCAGTACGATGCTCAAGGCAATAAAACCACCTTCGCTTACAACCAACTGGGACAGCATGTACTGACTCGCTATGCCGATGGCGGCGAACTAAAACGCGCGTTTACTGCCATGGGTCTGCTGCAATCGCAAACTCTGCCCGATGGCCGCACCAGCCACTATCAATACAATGACAATAACCAACTGACTACAGTGGTGCATGGCGATGGCCGCAGTGAACAATTTAGCTGGAGTGCCCAAGGCGAGCTCTTAGCGCATCAACAAGGCGATGTCCTAACGCGCTTTAGTTACGACGAACTAGGCCGTGTTAATGCAACTCTAACCAACACCGGTCTATTAACCCAATTCGAGCGCAATGCCGCCGGCCAACTCAGCGCCAAAGTCATGCGCCAAGAAGGCGATGAGCACGCGGCGATTCGTATTGAATACCATTACGATGCTGCTGGTCGCTTAACGGCGACCACCAATGGCAATGGCGAGCAAACCAGCGCTGATTACGCTGGATTAGCGCAGCCCGAACAAGTGCGTTTTGCCGATGGCAGCCACTTGCGCTACCGCTATGATAAAGAGCGCAACCTGATCGGTATTACCCGCAGTGATGGTGCAGAATACCGTATTGATTATGATGCCAATGAAAACCCAATTCGCACCACGGGCTTTGACGGTCGCGTGCAGCGCTTTGAATTTGATGCTCATAACCGTGTGGTCGCACTCAACGATGCCGACGAGCGCTTTATTAAATTAAAACGAAACGCGCTCGGCCAAGTGATAGAGCAACAGGCTGCCCACCCCAATGCCAAAGACAGCACCCTGTGTAACCTGTCCAACTATTTTAGTTATGACAGTCAAGGACGCCTGCAGCGCGCCCATAACGGCGCTACCACTCTGACACAAGGGTTCGACCAAGCCGGTAAACTACTGGTAGCGACCCAGGGCCAACATACCCTTAACTACAGTTATGATGCCTTTGGCCGACGCAGCGCCTTAACTTTGGCCGACGGCCAAATTCTTAATTATCATTATGACCCCCAAGGCCAATTGACGTGCATCGAGCTCAATGGGCACACCCATGTCGAGCTCAGCCATCGACATGGTCAACTCAGTGAAATTCACTACGCCAATAACATCACCACCAAGCAAGAGTTTGATTGTTTTGGCCGTCTTTGCGAGCAAGAGTTATCGCACCCAGAAAATGCGCTCTATGCTAAACAAAGCTACCAATACGATGGCAACAACCAACTTATAGCCAGTCAGCGCGAGAGCTCAAACAGTGAGCTAAGTAGCGATAAGCAATATCAGTACAACGCCATCAATCAGCTTGTAGAAGTAAACGGCGATCAATCGGCGCGCTACCACTGGGACAGCTTTGGCAACCCGGAGCAAGCGACCGCATCGGATGAACCAGCACTGCGTCCAGTTGATAAAGAGCACACCTCCCCTGCCCTTAATAACAGCGGCGACGATGTCTTTACGGGCACAGCCTGTATTGATGACCGCCTGTACCACCTTGGCCAGGACGAGTTTGACTATGATGCCTGTGGTAACCAGGTGCACGTGCTTGGCAAAGGGCAGCGCCAACGCTTGGAATACAACGCCTTAAACCAGCTCGCAAGCTTTTATCATAACGATCAGCTGACTCGTTATGAATATGACCCACTCGGTCGACGCTGCGCCAAACTGACCGAGCAAGGGCGCATTGACTATATTTGGGATGGTAACCAACTGCTCGGCGAGTGCCAAAACGGCCAGTATACCTGGTATGTATCACTGCCAGGAGAGTATCAGCCATTACTGCTAATCAACGACAGTGGTGTGTATTATTACCATTTAGACCAACTCGATACCCCGCAGTTTGTGACCAACGCCCATGCCGAGGTGGTGTGGCAAAATAATACCGATGCCTTTGGTTACAGTGAGCAAATCGAGCTCAACCCAGAGCACATTACCCAGCCCCTGCGTTTTCAGGGCCAGTACTTTGATGAAGAAAGCGGCTTGCACTACAATCGCTACCGCTACTACAGCCCCAAACAACAGCGCTTTATTAACCAAGACCCGATTGGCTTGGTCGGTGGTATCAACCACTACCAATATGCACCCAACCCCATTAACTGGGTGGATCCACTGGGGTTATTGTGTAAAGAGGGGCAAGCCAAAGTAAAAGCGGCAATTGATGCTAGCTCATCAATCGAACCCGCGTTGGCGGCGAAGCTAATTGAATTATCCCAATTAGATGTAACCCCATATACTGCAGACGAAATGGTTGCAGCCATTAAGCAAGGAAGCGGTGATGCGCTTGTCAATATGGATGACCCCTCAGCACTGGGCAGCGACAACTTGACTAAAACGCAGAGAGCCCATTTTAGAAAGAAAATTGATAAAGCTGAAACGGATGCCGATGATGCAAGGTACGAACGTAACGCTATAAGTAGGTACAACAGAGGCCTTGCTCCTATTACACGCGAGGAGTGGGACAAAGCAAACGAGACAGCAAAGCGCAACAGAAAGCTTGGAAGTGAACGAGAAAAGGCAGCTCGTGAAGCGCTATCCAAGCACAAAGGAGAGTCGCTAGTTGATAACAACAACGCCAAATCCAGTGGCGGTAAAGTGCAGCAGCGCAGCGCAAGCTCCTCAGATTACAAAACGCGTCCAGACAGCTTAGGTGACAATATTGTTCATGAGCATAAGCACTTTACGAAAGACAACAGCAATCCCGTTGCATACAATACCAAGCAACTAAAAGAGCAGCGTGAGGCATTCACGGGTAAAGACCACGTATTGACTCTATCATCAGACTCACCCTGTAAAAATGGTATACCACCTTGCCGACCTTCATCGACAATTAAAAGGGACAGTGAAGTGTTATATTATGACAATGAAAAAAATGCAATCACCCATAGGTGGAATATAAAGAAACAGCGTTGGGTAAAAGTTAAAGGATAA
- a CDS encoding PAAR domain-containing protein, whose translation MGKPASTLTHMHVCPKTNPGPVPHVGGPIIMGSGNVLIGGLPAARKGDKLICVGPPDTINSGSGSVKINGKPAARMGDGTAHGGKIVVGNPTVLIGG comes from the coding sequence ATGGGAAAACCCGCTTCCACTTTGACTCATATGCATGTATGCCCCAAGACTAATCCCGGCCCAGTTCCCCATGTCGGTGGCCCTATAATCATGGGCTCAGGCAATGTATTGATTGGTGGCCTGCCAGCGGCCAGAAAAGGCGATAAACTTATTTGCGTAGGTCCGCCGGATACCATTAATTCAGGCTCAGGATCTGTAAAAATCAATGGTAAACCCGCCGCACGTATGGGCGATGGGACCGCTCACGGCGGGAAAATAGTAGTTGGTAATCCAACTGTATTGATTGGTGGCTAG
- a CDS encoding ankyrin repeat domain-containing protein produces the protein MKAEQFFEPSHVILLNAIKAGDKQAAQAIIDTGVALDVHGEHGITPLFWLAMETNKKSLRLALDLGADPDFPAYVTLDRNGPTEEQLLSALAGSDKTEMMQVLLEYNASPNAVDASLEPALFNAVANDKDEQVNLLLAHGVDLNATDAMNNNAANYSALMLKYKYTLLFITKGGDFSAPSATGGTVANSIERDLRKKLLRPGTSNYDYAMKVKELLIEKGVSFPPPSPKEVRAAN, from the coding sequence ATGAAAGCTGAACAATTTTTTGAGCCCTCCCATGTAATATTGCTCAACGCCATTAAAGCGGGTGACAAGCAAGCCGCGCAAGCTATCATTGATACTGGCGTTGCACTGGATGTACACGGTGAGCATGGTATTACGCCACTATTTTGGCTCGCTATGGAAACGAATAAAAAATCATTAAGGCTTGCGCTAGACCTTGGTGCTGATCCTGACTTTCCAGCTTATGTAACCCTAGACCGAAATGGACCGACTGAAGAGCAACTATTGTCGGCTTTAGCCGGTAGCGACAAAACCGAAATGATGCAGGTTCTGCTTGAATATAATGCCTCTCCCAATGCAGTAGATGCAAGCTTAGAGCCGGCTTTATTCAATGCGGTTGCTAATGACAAAGATGAGCAGGTAAATTTGTTATTAGCTCATGGGGTTGATCTTAATGCCACAGACGCGATGAACAATAACGCCGCCAACTATTCGGCGCTCATGCTAAAGTATAAATACACTTTACTATTTATTACCAAAGGTGGCGACTTTTCTGCGCCTTCAGCCACAGGCGGCACGGTTGCCAATAGTATAGAGAGAGACTTGCGAAAGAAATTACTTCGGCCCGGAACCAGTAATTACGATTATGCGATGAAAGTGAAAGAACTGCTGATAGAAAAAGGCGTTTCTTTTCCTCCGCCCTCACCGAAAGAAGTTAGAGCGGCTAATTAA